Genomic segment of Burkholderia pyrrocinia:
GCGCCCGCGATGGTCGCGTCCGGCGTGTTCGCGGGTGTGTTCCCGCTCGAATACGGGCTGTCGCGCAAGGACGTCGACGGCAAGACGATCGGCGAGGAACTGGCGCGCATCGGCTACGCGGGCGACGTGCCGTGCGGCGGGCGCAAGCTGCACGCGGCGTTCGAACTGCATATCGAGCAGGGGCCGATACTCGAAGCGGAATGCAAGACGATCGGTGTCGTGACCGATGCGCAGGGGCAGCGCTGGTACGAGATCACGTTCACCGGGCAGGAAGCGCATGCGGGGCCGACACCGATGCCGCGTCGTCGCGACGCGCTGCTCGGCGCGTCGCGCGTGGTCGATCTCGTCAACCGGATCGGCCTCGAGCATGCGCCGTTCGGCTGCGCGACGGTCGGCATGATGCAGGTCTACCCGAACTCGCGCAACGTGATTCCCGGCCGCGTGTTCTTCACCGTCGATTTCCGTCATCCGGACGACGCCGTGCTCGCGAAGATGGATGCCGCGCTGCGTGATGGCGTCGCGCGCATCGCGGCCGGCATCGGGCTCGAAACGGAACTCGAGCAGATTTTCTACTACAAGCCCGTCGCGTTCGATCCGGCATGCGTGGAGGCCGTGCGCGGCGCGGCCGATCGCTTCGGCTACTCGCACCGCGACATCGTGTCGGGCGCGGGGCACGACGCATGCTATCTGGCGCAGGTCGCGCCGACGTCGATGGTGTTCGTGCCGTGTGTCGACGGCATCAGCCACAACGAGATCGAGGACGCGACGCCCGCGTGGATCGAGGCCGGCGCGAACGTGCTGCTGCACGCGATGCTGTCGCGCGCATGCGAGCCGGCTTCATGACGAATCGACCTTAGCAGCCGGCAGGCTGCGCATCGCCTGACCGAAGGATTCCTCAGCGTGACCGCCCCGACTGTGCATTCGCAGCCGGCGGGGAC
This window contains:
- a CDS encoding Zn-dependent hydrolase, whose amino-acid sequence is MNAVSEAVKRPVFDPSIKVDGKRLWDSLMEVAKIGATPKGGVCRLALTDLDKAGRDLIVGWAKATGCTVTVDTMGNVFMRRAGRVADAAPVVTGSHADSQPTGGRFDGIYGVLGGLEVIRSLNDHGIETEHPVEVVIWTNEEGSRFAPAMVASGVFAGVFPLEYGLSRKDVDGKTIGEELARIGYAGDVPCGGRKLHAAFELHIEQGPILEAECKTIGVVTDAQGQRWYEITFTGQEAHAGPTPMPRRRDALLGASRVVDLVNRIGLEHAPFGCATVGMMQVYPNSRNVIPGRVFFTVDFRHPDDAVLAKMDAALRDGVARIAAGIGLETELEQIFYYKPVAFDPACVEAVRGAADRFGYSHRDIVSGAGHDACYLAQVAPTSMVFVPCVDGISHNEIEDATPAWIEAGANVLLHAMLSRACEPAS